TTGCCGTCAATGGCGACAGTACCGTCACGGCTGAGCAGTTTCAAGACACACGCCGCCTCAGTCGCCTGTCTGCTGTGCAAATCCTAGAATGGTTGATGGGACAACGACGCATCGAAGACTATCGCTGTCTGTGGACTTTGTTGTCCATCCCAACATCGCCAACCACCCAACCCCAGGATCAGGCTATGCTTCAAGCAGCCTGGCAGTCATGGCACAGGTGGTGGGCTGTCCACTATCCAGTGCGGTAGCCTAGAGCTTGTCTAGGATGGGCTTATACTTAATCGTTTATCTTTTTCCCTTCAACAATTCAACGATCTATGGCAAATTCTAGTGATGATTTACCTCAAATTATTGAGGGAATGCGGCAGTTTAACCTGAGTATCTCCAAGTCCATTGCGCCGTTTCGCTGGGTGGGCTATGGTCTGCTAGTCCTAGCGTTTCTGAGCTGGGTTGCATTTCTCACACCCCTAAACTTGATGAACCCAACCTGGGAATTTCAGGCGATCGGGGGATTGGTGGAGCGAGTTCCCGTTCTGTTGCTAGCCTTCTTGCTGATCTTCTTTGGCGAGATGAGTTTTCGTAAACCCTGGGAACGTCCGATCATCCATACCTTGTCCTGGCTATGCCTGGTCTTGGGTCTGCTATTTTTCCTGATGATGCCCCTGGGTATTGTGAACACATTTCGCATCAATCAGCAAAATGCTGTCACGGCGACAACGGAATACAATCGCCAGCTTGAGGAAGCAGCTAATCTTGAGGCAGAGTTAGACCGGGCTAGCACCGCAGATATTTTGGCATTTCTGGAATCCCAAGGGGCAGAAGTTAATCTAGATAATCCAGATCAGGTGAAAGACCTTCTGCGGGATGAGATTAATGCTGGACGCGCTAGCCTAACGGAAGACTATAACGAATTGCGGGCTAACCAAAGGCTATCTCTCTTTAAAAATTCTGTGCAGTGGAACCTGGGAGCCTTACTTTCAGGAGTCTTACTCGTTTATATCTGGCGATCGACAGCTTGGGCCCGAGGTAAGCATGAGGGTAGCTAGCATGAGCCTTACCCTTGGTCTAACGCACGCTTAATCTGGTAGTGGAGAAATACCTCGTCAGCGATCGCTTCAACGGATAACAGGGCCAACCTAGGAGCGATCGCTTGGGCATAGCCGCTGCCGTCTAAGGGTGTGGGGGCACAACGGCCGCCCAGCAAGAGGGGACAAACGGTTAACCAAAGATCATCGACAAGGTCGGCGGCGAGGAGAGATGAGACGAGCTGTCCGCCGCCACCTACCACAAGTTTCTGAATACCCTGGGCGCTGATTAAGGCGATCGCTTGCCGAAGATCCAAGGGGGTGGCCGGATCAGGACTGGCGACGAAGAGCTGCTCAAACTCAGGGCGATCGCGCCACTGATCCGCTGCTGGCTCGCTAGTCAACAGCCAGCGCTTTACCGACTGGGAGAAGAAGCGATCGCTAGGGTTCAACTGTCCCGATGCCGAACAGACAATCTGCACCGGTTGAGACGGCTGCCCCCGCTCCTGCCGCTGGGCCAACAGATGGGGCTGTTTGACGAGCAAGGTGGTGCCGTAGGAACGCAGGGTGCCTGCACCGATCAGAACGGCATCAGCCTCAGCCCAGCGGGTTTCCAAATGAAGGCGATCGCGCTCCGAGCCAAAGCGGGCAGGCGATCGCTGGTCATCGGCAATTTTTCCGTCGGCACTCATGGCTAGGACGACGGTGACTTGCAGCCTAGACAATTCCTAGACCACCTCGGAGGACTTCTTCGGAGCGGGCTGAGCCTGCGGCTGGAACTGGAAGAGGGAGTAGACCACATTCCGACGAATGGAGGTCATCATCTCTAGGAACAGCTCGTAGCCCTCGCTCTTATATTCAATCAACGGATCTTTTTGCCCGTAGCCGCGTAGACCCACCGACTCTCGCAGGGCATCCATTTGCTGCAAATGCTCCCGCCAGAGGGTATCAATTTGCTGCAGGATGAAAAAGCGCTCCGCTTGGCGCATCAGACCCGGCTGAATTTGATCCACCTGGGCTTCCTTCATGTCGTAGGCGATGCGCACCTGTTCATGCAGGAAGGTTTTCATCTCACCCATGGATAGATCGTCAATCTGCTCCGGCTCCAAATCCGCCAACAGATAGACAAACTCTTTGGACTTGTTCACCAAGCTTTGCAGATCCCACTCTTCCGGCGGCAAATCCGGGTTGATGTAGGCATCGACAATGTCATCCATGGTGCGCTCGGCGTATTTAATCACCTGTTCCTTCAGGTCTTGCCCTTCTAGCACCCGTCGCCGCTCGGCGTAGATGGCCCGCCGCTGGTTGTTCATCACTTCGTCATATTCAAAGACCTGCTTCCGGATGTCGTAGTAGTAGGTCTCAACCTTTTTCTGGGCTCCTTCCAGCGATCGCGTCAACATCCCCGACTCAATGGGCATATCTTCTTCAACCCGGAAGGCATTCATCAACACGGCAACGCGATCGCCCCCGAAAATCCGCAGCAGGTTATCTTGCAAACTGAGGAAAAACTTGGTGGAACCAGGGTCACCCTGCCGTCCAGCCCGACCGCGCAACTGGTTATCAA
This sequence is a window from Leptolyngbya sp. CCY15150. Protein-coding genes within it:
- a CDS encoding HpsJ family protein: MANSSDDLPQIIEGMRQFNLSISKSIAPFRWVGYGLLVLAFLSWVAFLTPLNLMNPTWEFQAIGGLVERVPVLLLAFLLIFFGEMSFRKPWERPIIHTLSWLCLVLGLLFFLMMPLGIVNTFRINQQNAVTATTEYNRQLEEAANLEAELDRASTADILAFLESQGAEVNLDNPDQVKDLLRDEINAGRASLTEDYNELRANQRLSLFKNSVQWNLGALLSGVLLVYIWRSTAWARGKHEGS
- a CDS encoding RibD family protein, with translation MSRLQVTVVLAMSADGKIADDQRSPARFGSERDRLHLETRWAEADAVLIGAGTLRSYGTTLLVKQPHLLAQRQERGQPSQPVQIVCSASGQLNPSDRFFSQSVKRWLLTSEPAADQWRDRPEFEQLFVASPDPATPLDLRQAIALISAQGIQKLVVGGGGQLVSSLLAADLVDDLWLTVCPLLLGGRCAPTPLDGSGYAQAIAPRLALLSVEAIADEVFLHYQIKRALDQG